A genome region from Hevea brasiliensis isolate MT/VB/25A 57/8 chromosome 9, ASM3005281v1, whole genome shotgun sequence includes the following:
- the LOC110672194 gene encoding chlorophyllase-1, chloroplastic produces MAKLLVITLLVTLLAFLLEAQSDSGTISSFQTGKFSTTYYQVEESDPASPPKPLLIVTPIIQGTYPVIIFLHGTCLSNSFYTDLLQHISSHGYIVVAPQLYSCLINRVIPMLPISGPAELEFAVQVVNWSPSGLQSVLPENVKGDLNKLSVSGHSRGGKTAFALALGYADTPLEVKISTLAGIDPVEGTSKNNPIQPKILTYVPRSLNLSIPVTVIGTGLGNQPVCWLVCPACAPDEMNHEEFFNECRAPAGHFVTTDYGHMDMLNDNITDIVGRLTNSLCKSGVNPKEPMRRTVGGIVVAFLKVYFEGESGDYMAIVKGTSVAPVKLAPIQFTEA; encoded by the exons ATGGCAAAACTTCTGGTGATAACTTTGTTGGTAACACTGCTGGCATTCCTGTTGGAAGCTCAGTCTGATTCAGGAACAATCAGTTCTTTTCAAACAGGAAAATTTTCCACAACATATTATCAAGTGGAAGAATCAGACCCCGCTTCACCTCCAAAACCTTTGTTAATTGTTACACCCATTATACAGGGCACGTACCCTGTCATCATATTTCTCCATGGCACCTGCCTCAGCAACTCTTTCTACACTGACCTCCTCCAACATATATCTTCTCATGGATATATAGTTGTTGCTCCCCAG TTGTATTCTTGCTTGATAAACCGGGTGATACCTATGCTACCTATAAGTGGACCTGCAGAACTCGAGTTTGCAGTACAAGTTGTGAACTGGTCACCCTCAGGCCTGCAGTCTGTGCTTCCTGAAAATGTTAAAGGCGACCTAAACAAGCTTTCTGTTAGCGGCCACAGTAGAGGAGGAAAGACAGCGTTTGCGCTTGCACTTGGATATGCCGACACACCCCTAGAAGTTAAAATTTCAACACTTGCAGGCATAGACCCCGTCGAAGGTACAAGCAAAAACAACCCTATTCAGCCCAAGATTCTCACATATGTCCCTCGATCTCTTAACTTATCGATCCCTGTAACTGTAATTGGTACTGGGTTGGGCAATCAGCCTGTTTGTTGGCTAGTATGCCCTGCTTGTGCACCTGATGAAATGAATCATGAGGAGTTTTTCAATGAGTGCAGAGCTCCTGCGGGTCATTTTGTTACTACTGACTACGGACACATGGACatgttaaatgacaatataacgGACATAGTTGGGAGATTGACAAATTCTTTGTGCAAGAGTGGTGTGAATCCAAAGGAGCCGATGAGGAGAACTGTAGGAGGCATTGTTGTGGCGTTTTTGAAGGTTTATTTTGAAGGTGAAAGCGGAGACTACATGGCCATTGTGAAGGGAACTTCTGTTGCTCCTGTGAAGCTTGCTCCAATCCAATTCACTGAAGCATGA